Proteins co-encoded in one Streptococcus parauberis NCFD 2020 genomic window:
- a CDS encoding NADPH-dependent FMN reductase: protein MKLISIVGTNSKNSTNRKLLQYMVNHFADKCDIEIIEIKDIPVFNKPANKVVPEIVKEIASKIEAADGVIIGTPEYDHSIPAVLMNALAWLSYGIYPLLKKPVMITGASYGTLGSSRAQLQLRQILNAPELKATVMPDEFLLSHSLQAFDNDGNLFDLETIQKLDAIFDDFRIFVKITGKLSNAQDLLKKNAENFDWESL from the coding sequence ATGAAACTGATTAGTATCGTCGGAACTAATTCAAAAAATTCCACTAATCGTAAGCTTCTCCAATATATGGTTAATCATTTTGCGGATAAATGTGATATTGAAATAATTGAAATCAAGGATATACCAGTCTTTAACAAGCCTGCTAACAAGGTTGTCCCTGAAATAGTAAAAGAAATCGCATCAAAAATTGAGGCTGCTGATGGTGTCATTATCGGTACACCTGAATATGACCACTCTATTCCTGCCGTACTGATGAATGCACTAGCCTGGTTATCCTATGGAATTTATCCACTGTTGAAAAAACCAGTCATGATTACTGGTGCTTCATATGGAACTCTCGGTTCTTCTCGTGCACAACTACAATTACGTCAAATCCTAAATGCACCAGAATTAAAAGCAACTGTTATGCCAGATGAATTCTTACTATCTCATTCCCTTCAAGCATTCGATAATGATGGTAATTTATTTGACCTAGAAACTATTCAAAAATTAGATGCCATCTTTGATGATTTTCGTATTTTTGTAAAAATTACCGGTAAGTTGTCTAATGCTCAAGATCTTTTGAAAAAAAATGCTGAGAACTTTGACTGGGAAAGTTTATAA
- a CDS encoding YbaN family protein, translating into MKKIIYITVGLISFVLGIIGIPLPILPTTPLLLLAGFCFSRSSDRFNSWLVNTKVYKYYVGDYLETRTIARDRKKKICIQVWILMGISIIFAPFVWMKILFFGMTAIMSVVLFKFVPEN; encoded by the coding sequence ATGAAAAAAATAATATATATTACGGTTGGTTTAATAAGTTTCGTATTGGGAATTATTGGGATACCGTTACCAATTTTACCCACAACACCCCTTTTGTTACTTGCAGGATTTTGTTTCTCCAGAAGTTCAGATCGTTTTAACAGTTGGTTGGTCAACACAAAAGTTTATAAATACTACGTCGGTGACTATTTAGAAACGCGGACAATTGCTAGGGACCGCAAAAAGAAAATATGTATCCAAGTTTGGATATTAATGGGAATATCTATTATTTTTGCTCCGTTCGTATGGATGAAGATTTTGTTCTTTGGCATGACAGCAATCATGTCAGTTGTCCTATTTAAGTTCGTACCTGAAAATTAG
- a CDS encoding bacteriocin immunity protein, producing MKKKLTKDWLLENIYNLILDTNTPQSERELMLKAKMALENNDYYIPVAKELVSDISRLAINRKLSSETIAFYMALQKSPQLHNKIGPNTFLFF from the coding sequence ATGAAGAAGAAACTTACTAAAGATTGGTTGCTTGAAAATATCTACAATCTTATTTTAGACACTAACACACCTCAAAGTGAGCGAGAACTAATGCTAAAAGCCAAAATGGCACTAGAGAACAATGACTACTATATCCCAGTTGCAAAGGAACTAGTATCTGATATATCACGTTTAGCCATCAATAGAAAGTTATCAAGCGAAACTATTGCTTTTTATATGGCATTACAAAAAAGTCCACAATTACATAATAAGATAGGTCCTAATACATTTCTGTTTTTTTAG